Proteins from a single region of Chryseobacterium sp. T16E-39:
- a CDS encoding nucleosidase, translating into MITINSEHIYDISDALFVFALESEAADLFEHTHTLITGIGKVNAASALTREILLKRPKLIINLGSAGSQSFTKGEVICCTKFIQRDMDVRGLGFKMYETPLSGIPPLLEYGLKMDGLKEGTCGSGDSFEMDHIETDYNIVDMEAYPLALIAMKEQIPFLSLKYISDDAGSDAADDWAVQVHLAAEAFSKLLF; encoded by the coding sequence ATGATAACAATCAATTCTGAACACATATATGACATATCAGATGCTCTTTTTGTTTTTGCCCTGGAATCTGAAGCCGCAGATTTGTTTGAGCACACTCACACACTCATTACAGGTATAGGAAAAGTAAATGCAGCATCAGCACTAACCAGAGAAATTCTTTTGAAAAGGCCGAAACTGATTATCAATCTTGGTTCTGCAGGAAGTCAAAGTTTTACGAAAGGAGAGGTGATTTGCTGTACAAAGTTTATTCAGCGTGATATGGATGTACGGGGACTTGGTTTTAAAATGTACGAAACACCATTATCCGGAATACCCCCATTGTTAGAATATGGATTAAAAATGGACGGATTAAAGGAAGGAACTTGCGGAAGTGGAGATAGCTTTGAGATGGATCATATAGAAACAGACTATAATATTGTAGATATGGAAGCGTACCCTTTAGCCTTGATCGCCATGAAGGAACAAATCCCTTTTCTCAGCCTGAAATATATTTCCGATGATGCAGGAAGTGATGCTGCGGATGACTGGGCCGTACAGGTACATCTGGCTGCCGAAGCATTTAGCAAATTATTATTCTAA
- a CDS encoding MBL fold metallo-hydrolase, whose product MQPKNSASIRIPMGDFDVYLLSDGYFGIGDPQPILAPEIAKENVHNALKELYLPASDYEIPITTLFIKKESQNILVDTGEGYHDPLNAGWLQNSLFEIGISPEDITDILITHAHRDHIGGILLQDGKRRYPNAQYYISAPEYNFWTSEERDFSESKLSSFPTGEIQIQTLEAIKNDLTIFEPGEVLFSCIRTEAAPGHTPGHIIFHVFSGDQSITHLVDLVHSSLLVAYPEWGTQWDVNFEEGIATRKRILERCYLNTTLVTTCHLPWPGIGYIGKTEQGWQWIPKAQSDPYSIRI is encoded by the coding sequence ATGCAGCCAAAAAACAGTGCATCCATCAGAATCCCTATGGGAGATTTTGATGTTTATCTCTTATCAGACGGATATTTTGGAATCGGAGATCCACAACCGATTTTAGCCCCGGAAATTGCAAAAGAAAACGTTCATAATGCGCTGAAAGAATTATACTTACCCGCATCGGATTATGAAATACCTATTACGACACTTTTCATTAAAAAAGAGAGTCAGAATATTCTTGTAGATACAGGTGAGGGGTATCATGATCCTTTAAATGCAGGATGGCTTCAGAATAGCCTGTTCGAAATAGGGATTTCCCCGGAAGATATTACAGATATACTGATCACTCATGCTCACCGTGATCACATTGGTGGAATCCTGCTTCAGGATGGAAAAAGAAGATATCCCAATGCTCAATATTATATTTCTGCACCCGAATATAATTTCTGGACTTCTGAAGAAAGAGATTTTTCCGAAAGTAAACTATCTTCTTTTCCGACCGGAGAGATACAAATACAAACGCTGGAAGCTATTAAAAATGACCTGACTATTTTTGAGCCTGGTGAAGTATTGTTTTCATGCATCAGGACAGAAGCTGCACCGGGACATACCCCAGGACATATTATTTTCCATGTATTTTCCGGAGATCAATCCATTACACATCTGGTGGATCTGGTTCATTCTTCCTTATTGGTTGCTTACCCCGAGTGGGGAACACAGTGGGATGTTAACTTTGAAGAAGGAATAGCAACAAGGAAGCGTATTTTAGAGCGTTGTTACCTTAATACTACTTTAGTAACCACCTGCCATCTTCCATGGCCTGGAATAGGCTATATTGGAAAAACAGAACAGGGCTGGCAATGGATCCCAAAAGCACAATCAGACCCTTATTCAATAAGGATCTGA
- a CDS encoding PPC domain-containing DNA-binding protein: protein MNSQIVTGNLWTAHKIEDYYIVKLQDRANIVDALNDFIAYERIRSGNFSGVGIVRDMTLRFLDPSVKKYLYTHLNSPVEVQNISGAISDHEGKISLSLNATLEWKNETTLSGQIMNAKVYGCTEFLFYSQNNQSIDENFLNLCRTSFWSFN, encoded by the coding sequence ATGAATTCACAAATTGTTACCGGTAATCTATGGACTGCTCATAAAATAGAAGATTACTATATTGTAAAGCTTCAGGACAGAGCAAATATTGTAGATGCATTAAATGACTTTATAGCCTACGAACGGATCAGATCCGGGAATTTTTCAGGAGTAGGCATTGTCAGAGATATGACGTTACGCTTTTTAGATCCTTCTGTAAAAAAATATTTATATACCCACCTGAATAGCCCGGTTGAAGTACAGAACATCTCAGGTGCTATTTCTGACCATGAAGGAAAGATCTCCCTGTCTTTGAATGCTACCCTGGAATGGAAAAATGAAACGACCTTATCCGGCCAAATAATGAATGCTAAAGTGTATGGGTGTACAGAATTTTTATTCTACTCACAAAACAATCAAAGCATTGATGAAAATTTCTTAAACCTTTGCAGGACCAGTTTCTGGAGCTTTAATTAA
- a CDS encoding Crp/Fnr family transcriptional regulator, whose product MINEDLLLSYGAEIKNYKANEMIFREGEFSIYYYQILKGKIKLNNYTEDGKEFIQNIFSDGQSFGESILFVDKPYPMNAETLNPSEILKLSKSDFLLLMKENPDISNNIYQCLAERMYYKYIMLYNLSFQNPTSKLKLLMDYLKSYDENKTPFSFQIPLTRQQLASLTGLRVETVIRVIKNMEKENELKIVSGKIFY is encoded by the coding sequence ATGATAAATGAAGATCTATTGCTTTCTTATGGGGCCGAAATTAAAAATTACAAAGCGAACGAAATGATATTTCGAGAAGGAGAGTTTTCTATATATTATTATCAGATTCTTAAGGGTAAGATTAAACTTAACAATTATACAGAGGATGGAAAAGAATTCATTCAGAACATCTTTTCCGATGGGCAGAGCTTTGGCGAATCTATATTATTTGTAGATAAGCCCTACCCTATGAATGCAGAAACATTGAATCCCTCTGAGATTCTGAAATTATCGAAATCTGATTTTTTACTTTTAATGAAGGAAAATCCTGATATTTCAAATAACATCTATCAATGTCTGGCAGAACGGATGTATTATAAATACATTATGCTTTATAATCTTTCCTTTCAAAATCCAACTTCCAAACTTAAATTATTGATGGATTACCTTAAAAGCTATGATGAGAATAAGACTCCTTTTTCTTTCCAGATCCCTTTAACCAGGCAGCAATTGGCTTCTTTGACAGGACTTCGTGTGGAAACTGTTATCCGTGTTATAAAAAATATGGAAAAAGAAAATGAATTAAAAATTGTGAGTGGGAAAATTTTCTATTAA
- a CDS encoding helix-turn-helix transcriptional regulator, with product MKNEKPGFNLEDLNEKFFAQDEIIALAKENSPRLLNKFRLVYPNFLEKISLIQPDLKNSELIFCVYLKLNLSTKEIATYTFVTPKAIQNRKNRLRKKLFIPSEMDIYKWFNNL from the coding sequence ATGAAAAACGAAAAACCTGGATTTAATTTAGAAGATTTAAACGAAAAATTTTTTGCACAAGATGAGATCATAGCATTAGCTAAAGAAAACTCACCACGCCTATTGAATAAATTCAGACTAGTTTACCCCAATTTCCTTGAAAAAATATCTCTTATACAACCAGATCTTAAAAATTCAGAATTGATTTTCTGTGTGTATTTAAAACTGAACTTATCGACCAAAGAGATTGCTACCTATACGTTTGTAACCCCAAAAGCGATTCAAAATCGAAAAAACCGGCTTAGAAAAAAGCTCTTCATCCCATCCGAAATGGATATTTACAAATGGTTCAATAATTTATAA
- a CDS encoding MBL fold metallo-hydrolase, which translates to MIISFWMQVWDGNPVVFEILKKENVDPKQITKVLFSHLHKDHIEGALQQTENGFEATFPNAKLYIQRRELSFALQNKGNPSFDFEVLERLIQLPNIVWMDDDKGQLTNEISYEVVGGHTPFMQVFWITEGGETAFYGADDLPQEAYLHYHLAYKSDFDGRKAMELRQIWQKQAEENHWNILLYHDLKKTSVQF; encoded by the coding sequence GTGATCATATCCTTTTGGATGCAGGTCTGGGATGGAAATCCTGTTGTTTTTGAGATTTTAAAAAAAGAAAATGTTGATCCTAAACAGATTACCAAGGTCCTTTTTTCGCATCTTCATAAAGATCATATTGAAGGAGCTTTGCAGCAGACAGAAAATGGATTTGAAGCTACTTTTCCTAATGCAAAACTATATATCCAGAGAAGAGAACTATCCTTTGCCCTTCAAAATAAAGGAAACCCCTCATTCGATTTTGAGGTGCTGGAAAGGCTGATACAATTACCTAATATCGTGTGGATGGATGATGATAAGGGACAGCTTACCAATGAAATTTCTTATGAGGTTGTTGGCGGGCATACCCCTTTTATGCAGGTATTCTGGATTACCGAAGGTGGAGAAACTGCTTTTTATGGAGCTGATGACCTCCCGCAGGAAGCCTACTTACATTACCACCTTGCCTACAAAAGTGATTTTGATGGCAGAAAAGCAATGGAATTACGGCAAATATGGCAAAAACAAGCAGAAGAAAATCATTGGAATATATTGCTGTATCATGATCTCAAAAAAACATCTGTACAGTTTTAG
- a CDS encoding GNAT family N-acetyltransferase: MSSIIVNKAFLEDMETIQEIGKETFSETFSGSNSKEEMDLYLEESFNKNRLTRELSNPESFFFIAWEEDHPIGYLKLNSGSAQTELQDEISLEIERIYVKSSHYGKKVGQLLYDKALEIAKEKKKTYIWLGVWEENPRAINFYKKNGFIEFDKHIFRLGNEEQTDLMMKKILE; encoded by the coding sequence ATGAGCTCAATAATAGTAAACAAGGCTTTCCTTGAAGATATGGAGACGATACAGGAGATTGGAAAAGAAACTTTTTCTGAAACTTTTTCAGGAAGTAACTCAAAAGAAGAAATGGATCTGTATCTGGAAGAGAGTTTTAATAAAAATAGACTGACCCGTGAATTGAGTAATCCGGAATCCTTTTTCTTTATTGCCTGGGAGGAAGATCATCCGATCGGATATCTGAAACTGAATTCAGGATCTGCCCAAACAGAATTGCAGGATGAAATTTCTCTTGAAATTGAACGGATCTACGTAAAAAGCAGTCATTATGGAAAAAAGGTAGGTCAGTTACTTTATGATAAAGCTCTGGAAATAGCAAAAGAGAAGAAAAAAACATATATCTGGCTAGGGGTGTGGGAGGAAAACCCGAGAGCCATCAATTTTTATAAAAAGAATGGGTTTATAGAATTTGACAAACATATCTTCCGACTTGGAAATGAAGAACAGACCGATCTTATGATGAAAAAAATCCTGGAATAA
- the pdeM gene encoding ligase-associated DNA damage response endonuclease PdeM, giving the protein MNITTKNITIQTETLTLTNQRAVFWKKEKALILSDLHIGKTAHFRKNGIALANHVMKSDLERLSVLIAYFQPEKFIIVGDLLHAGNNSDVDEFCVWKNQYADLKFYLIEGNHDRISKVLEEKLCLDFKADILELNDIIFVHDFDKSNPKFQITGHIHPGFVINSPVKNIRLPCFVQTTNQLLLPAYSEFTGLDTKNLPKGGQFFVFTDAEIYEI; this is encoded by the coding sequence ATGAATATTACAACAAAGAACATCACCATCCAAACTGAAACCCTCACCCTCACCAACCAGCGTGCTGTATTTTGGAAAAAGGAAAAGGCGTTGATTTTATCAGATCTTCATATTGGCAAGACCGCCCATTTCAGGAAGAATGGAATTGCACTGGCTAATCATGTGATGAAAAGTGATCTCGAGAGGCTATCCGTATTAATTGCTTATTTCCAACCTGAGAAGTTCATTATTGTTGGGGACCTTCTCCATGCCGGAAACAATTCGGATGTGGATGAATTTTGCGTGTGGAAAAATCAATACGCTGATTTAAAGTTCTATCTGATTGAAGGAAACCACGACCGGATTTCAAAGGTGTTGGAAGAAAAACTGTGTCTGGATTTTAAAGCAGATATCTTAGAGTTAAATGATATCATATTTGTTCACGATTTCGACAAATCGAATCCAAAATTTCAAATTACCGGGCATATTCATCCTGGATTTGTAATTAATTCCCCTGTAAAAAATATCCGCCTTCCGTGTTTTGTACAAACCACTAATCAGTTGTTGCTTCCTGCGTATAGTGAGTTTACCGGATTGGATACAAAAAACCTGCCTAAAGGAGGGCAATTTTTTGTTTTTACCGATGCTGAGATTTATGAAATTTAG
- a CDS encoding ligase-associated DNA damage response DEXH box helicase, which translates to MAQKGNAPFKFQTDTWWKFGNGYSGMVIAPTGFGKTYSVFLALITDFLNHPEKYKKGLKMICITPLRSLSKDIAKAMEEAISEIGLDWAVGVRNGDTDPKTRQKQVKNMPEILVLTPESLHLLLAQKEHSRFFKNMHCIAVDEWHELLGSKRGVMVELGISQIRKYVPKVKIWGITATIGNLDEALEVLIPYAVKKVKITAKQHKKIDIIPVFPDEVEILPWAGHLGAKLADKIVPIILESKSTIVFTNTRSQSEMWYQLLLNAYPDFAGQIAIHHSSIDAHLRIWIEENLSSGKLKAVVSTSSLDLGIDFKPVDTVIQIGSAKGVARFLQRAGRSGHSPFETSKIYCVPTHSLELIEVAALKEAVKQKVIEPREPQVLCFDVLVQFLMTLAVGDGFYPDEAYERIKKVYSFQEIRDEEWKGIIDFLTIGGSALKSYEEFHKVVIMEDGLFKVTSRKIAMLHRMNMGAIVSDAMLKVKFISGGYIGMVEEYFISKLKKEEKFILAGRVLEVAMVKDMTAYVRLAKGKALVPSYLGGRLPLSSNLSTFLREKLSGALNPASSEKELQFLHPLLTNQEKTSHIPKENEFLVELIKNREGYHLFMYPFEGRLVHEVMAALIAFRISKLAPISFSMAMNDYGFELFSDKEIPINEENLQKILTRDNLMVDVISSINSAEMARRKFRDIAVISGMVIQNFPGQQRSNKALQSSAGLIFKVLEDYDPNHFLVRQAYTEVFNMQLQEQRLVEAFKRIEKSKVILKYSNTFTPLSFPIKVDSLRQTLSSEGLDVRIQKLIEQARKGKKS; encoded by the coding sequence ATGGCCCAAAAAGGGAATGCTCCATTTAAGTTCCAGACGGATACCTGGTGGAAGTTTGGAAATGGATACAGTGGAATGGTCATTGCTCCTACCGGTTTTGGGAAGACTTATTCTGTTTTTTTAGCCCTGATCACCGATTTTCTTAATCACCCTGAAAAATATAAAAAAGGGCTTAAAATGATCTGTATCACTCCTCTCCGCTCTCTTTCAAAGGATATTGCCAAAGCCATGGAAGAAGCCATCAGTGAGATTGGCTTAGATTGGGCCGTTGGTGTAAGAAATGGAGATACCGATCCTAAAACAAGACAGAAGCAGGTGAAAAACATGCCTGAAATCCTGGTTTTAACCCCTGAAAGTCTTCATTTGCTTCTGGCTCAGAAGGAACATTCGCGATTCTTCAAAAATATGCACTGTATTGCGGTTGATGAATGGCATGAACTGCTTGGTTCTAAAAGAGGGGTCATGGTAGAACTCGGTATTTCCCAGATTAGAAAATACGTTCCAAAAGTAAAAATATGGGGAATTACAGCAACTATAGGTAATCTCGATGAAGCATTGGAAGTATTAATTCCTTATGCTGTTAAAAAGGTAAAAATTACAGCAAAACAACATAAAAAAATTGATATCATTCCGGTATTTCCGGATGAAGTAGAAATCTTACCCTGGGCGGGACATTTGGGTGCCAAGCTTGCTGATAAGATTGTCCCCATTATCTTAGAATCCAAATCTACAATCGTTTTTACCAATACGAGAAGCCAGAGTGAAATGTGGTATCAGTTGTTGTTGAATGCCTATCCGGATTTCGCAGGACAAATTGCTATACACCACAGTTCTATTGATGCCCATTTAAGAATATGGATCGAAGAAAATCTAAGCAGTGGTAAATTAAAAGCAGTGGTCTCTACTTCATCTTTAGATTTAGGTATTGACTTTAAACCTGTTGATACTGTGATTCAAATAGGGTCGGCAAAAGGAGTCGCCAGATTTCTACAACGGGCAGGAAGAAGCGGGCACTCCCCTTTCGAAACCTCTAAAATATATTGTGTTCCCACTCACTCTCTGGAGCTGATTGAAGTTGCAGCGTTAAAAGAAGCTGTAAAGCAAAAAGTGATTGAACCCCGCGAACCACAGGTGCTGTGTTTTGATGTTCTTGTTCAGTTTCTGATGACTCTGGCTGTTGGTGACGGCTTCTATCCTGATGAAGCTTACGAAAGAATAAAAAAAGTCTATTCTTTTCAGGAAATCAGAGATGAAGAATGGAAAGGGATTATTGATTTTCTAACCATTGGAGGGAGTGCTTTGAAAAGCTATGAAGAATTTCATAAGGTAGTTATTATGGAGGACGGATTATTTAAAGTGACCTCCCGTAAAATAGCTATGCTCCATCGAATGAATATGGGAGCTATTGTAAGTGATGCAATGCTTAAAGTAAAATTTATCTCCGGAGGCTATATTGGGATGGTTGAAGAATACTTTATTTCAAAGCTTAAAAAAGAAGAAAAATTTATTCTGGCAGGAAGAGTACTTGAAGTGGCAATGGTTAAAGATATGACTGCCTATGTGCGTTTGGCGAAGGGGAAAGCATTGGTGCCGAGTTATCTTGGGGGAAGATTGCCTCTAAGTTCTAATTTAAGTACATTTCTAAGAGAAAAATTGTCAGGCGCTTTGAATCCTGCTTCTTCAGAAAAGGAGCTTCAGTTTTTACATCCTCTGCTCACTAATCAGGAAAAGACCTCGCATATTCCAAAAGAAAATGAGTTTCTGGTAGAATTAATAAAAAACAGAGAAGGTTATCATTTATTTATGTATCCTTTTGAGGGACGCCTGGTTCATGAGGTTATGGCTGCATTAATTGCATTCAGAATTTCTAAGCTTGCTCCTATCTCTTTCTCTATGGCAATGAATGATTATGGGTTTGAACTGTTCAGTGATAAAGAAATTCCTATTAATGAGGAAAATCTACAGAAAATTTTAACCCGAGATAATCTGATGGTAGATGTTATTTCAAGCATTAACTCCGCTGAAATGGCACGCAGAAAGTTCCGTGATATTGCTGTTATTTCAGGAATGGTTATCCAGAATTTTCCGGGACAGCAACGTTCCAATAAAGCCTTACAAAGTTCAGCAGGCCTCATTTTTAAAGTACTGGAAGATTATGATCCCAATCATTTTCTAGTTCGGCAGGCGTATACAGAAGTTTTTAATATGCAGCTCCAGGAGCAAAGACTTGTAGAGGCTTTTAAAAGAATAGAGAAATCCAAAGTCATTTTAAAATATTCCAATACTTTTACTCCTTTAAGTTTCCCGATCAAAGTGGATAGTCTCCGCCAGACTCTTTCAAGTGAAGGTTTAGATGTAAGGATACAAAAACTGATAGAACAGGCGCGTAAAGGGAAAAAAAGTTGA
- a CDS encoding ligase-associated DNA damage response exonuclease, which produces MKLITFTSKGIYCPQGKFYIDPWRPVDLAIITHGHADHARWGMKKYFCHHFTKPILYQRIAPDIECQSVEYGEVTTINGVKVSLHPAGHIIGSAQIRLEYKGYVSVISGDYKVQDDGLSTPFELVRCNEFVTESTFGLPIYNWLEIDELNKKLQNWVLRNKENGKTSVFVGYSLGKAQRIMKAVEGLGKLHVHYSIGKLNEAFESAGIVLPEYEIPDFRENTKHLLGEIVIVPPALLDSNIIRTIPEAATAICSGWMQVRGARRWRSADAGFAMSDHADWTGLLQAVKATEAEIVHVTHGQTEVFSKYLNEIGIKADVVQTQFGDDEQENDNELKVEN; this is translated from the coding sequence TTGAAACTAATTACATTCACATCAAAAGGGATTTATTGTCCGCAGGGAAAATTTTACATTGACCCCTGGAGGCCTGTTGACCTTGCAATTATTACACATGGACACGCCGATCATGCCCGCTGGGGAATGAAAAAATATTTCTGTCATCACTTTACCAAACCTATTTTATATCAGAGAATTGCTCCTGATATTGAGTGTCAAAGTGTTGAATATGGTGAAGTAACGACCATCAACGGGGTTAAAGTCTCTCTTCATCCTGCCGGCCACATCATCGGTTCCGCGCAGATAAGACTGGAATATAAAGGCTATGTAAGTGTTATTTCAGGAGATTATAAAGTACAGGATGATGGACTGAGTACGCCCTTTGAACTGGTAAGATGTAATGAATTTGTTACGGAAAGTACCTTTGGACTTCCTATTTATAACTGGTTAGAAATTGACGAGCTTAATAAAAAACTACAGAATTGGGTATTACGAAACAAAGAAAATGGGAAAACATCTGTTTTTGTAGGGTACTCACTGGGAAAAGCCCAGCGTATAATGAAAGCGGTGGAAGGACTAGGGAAACTCCATGTTCACTACTCTATAGGAAAGCTGAATGAAGCTTTTGAAAGTGCAGGAATTGTTCTTCCGGAATATGAAATCCCTGATTTTAGAGAAAATACAAAACATTTACTGGGTGAAATTGTGATTGTCCCACCTGCATTACTGGACAGTAATATCATACGTACCATACCAGAAGCTGCAACAGCAATCTGTTCAGGATGGATGCAAGTTCGGGGAGCCAGAAGATGGCGCAGCGCTGATGCAGGGTTTGCGATGAGTGATCATGCGGATTGGACCGGGTTATTACAGGCTGTAAAAGCTACTGAAGCAGAAATTGTACATGTTACCCATGGACAAACAGAAGTGTTTTCAAAATATTTAAATGAAATAGGGATTAAAGCTGATGTTGTACAAACGCAGTTTGGAGATGATGAGCAAGAGAACGATAATGAATTGAAAGTTGAAAATTGA
- a CDS encoding SDR family oxidoreductase, giving the protein MSKTILITGAASGFGKIAAFDLAKKGHHVIATTQVYPQMSDLIREAKEQGVEMTVDKLDVTNPRDIAYILKKYEIDILISNAGIMEGGPIAEQPLDLIRSMFDVNVFGALELAQGFIKKFVQKKAGKIVFTSSMGGLWTVPYVAAYCASKHALESIAEGLKTELEPFNIKIATCNPGVFGTGFNDRGVDSISRWHDSKLNFTPESAFAGATESLAHQLDPQSMADVIVNVTLDEDSNFRNLHPKETEDFVKQLQTEAWYVKS; this is encoded by the coding sequence ATGAGCAAAACAATTTTAATTACAGGAGCAGCAAGTGGATTTGGTAAAATAGCAGCTTTTGATTTAGCAAAAAAGGGTCATCATGTAATTGCAACAACGCAAGTATATCCCCAAATGAGTGATCTGATAAGAGAGGCTAAAGAACAAGGGGTAGAAATGACCGTGGATAAGTTAGACGTCACCAACCCCAGAGATATTGCCTATATCTTAAAGAAATATGAAATTGATATTTTGATCAGTAACGCAGGCATTATGGAAGGTGGTCCTATCGCTGAACAACCTTTAGATCTGATCCGGTCGATGTTCGATGTGAATGTCTTCGGAGCTTTGGAACTTGCACAGGGATTCATCAAAAAATTTGTTCAGAAGAAAGCCGGAAAGATTGTATTCACTTCTTCAATGGGAGGCTTATGGACGGTTCCTTATGTTGCTGCATACTGTGCTTCAAAACACGCATTGGAATCAATAGCTGAAGGTCTAAAAACAGAACTGGAACCTTTTAATATCAAAATAGCAACCTGTAATCCGGGGGTATTCGGAACCGGATTTAATGACAGGGGAGTAGATTCTATCAGCCGTTGGCATGATTCCAAACTAAACTTTACGCCGGAATCTGCTTTTGCGGGAGCAACAGAATCACTGGCCCATCAGTTAGATCCTCAGTCTATGGCTGATGTCATCGTCAATGTAACTTTAGATGAGGATAGTAATTTTAGAAATTTACACCCTAAAGAAACGGAAGATTTTGTAAAGCAGTTACAAACTGAAGCCTGGTATGTAAAAAGTTAA